Proteins encoded together in one Terriglobus saanensis SP1PR4 window:
- a CDS encoding TetR/AcrR family transcriptional regulator — translation MAKRSTYHHGDLRTALIRAADEIIAEGGIEAFTLRAAAKRAGVSPAAPTHHFGGVKGLLTEVDLLAFERAGSYLDEVPETKDAAENVRALALAFVRFAVENPGHFRLMFRGDLVDRDDPRYPAVSQRPALRLGKAVAAYHGRFHIDMKRFEDAAEILGGFATMHGLAQLVLEGKALVFFRKTNVKEFIEIDLPRILKEIYP, via the coding sequence ATGGCAAAACGATCCACATATCATCACGGAGATTTGCGGACGGCCCTGATCAGGGCTGCGGACGAGATCATCGCTGAAGGTGGGATTGAAGCCTTTACCCTCCGCGCTGCGGCGAAGCGTGCGGGAGTTTCACCCGCTGCCCCCACGCATCACTTTGGCGGCGTCAAGGGTCTGCTCACGGAGGTGGATCTGCTTGCGTTCGAGCGAGCGGGTAGCTATCTCGACGAAGTCCCCGAGACAAAGGACGCGGCTGAAAACGTGCGGGCGCTAGCGCTTGCATTTGTGCGCTTCGCGGTTGAGAATCCGGGACACTTCCGCCTGATGTTCCGTGGAGATCTGGTAGATCGCGATGACCCCCGCTATCCAGCGGTCAGTCAGCGGCCGGCCCTAAGGCTGGGCAAGGCCGTGGCCGCGTACCATGGCCGGTTCCACATAGATATGAAGCGCTTCGAGGATGCAGCGGAAATCCTCGGTGGCTTCGCGACGATGCACGGTCTCGCTCAACTGGTGCTGGAAGGCAAGGCTTTAGTTTTTTTCAGGAAAACGAACGTCAAGGAGTTCATAGAGATTGACCTGCCACGAATCCTGAAAGAGATCTATCCGTGA
- a CDS encoding VOC family protein: protein MIFGTHLVISSKDAEADRAFLRDVLGFASVDAGHGWLIFALPPAEAAVHPSEENGNHELFFMCDDLKAEIATLAERGIHCSEVHEARWGSMTRISLPGGGNVGLYQPKHPTALGLK from the coding sequence ATGATCTTTGGGACACACCTCGTCATCTCTAGTAAAGACGCTGAAGCGGACCGCGCATTCCTTCGCGACGTGCTGGGCTTCGCATCCGTCGATGCAGGGCACGGTTGGCTGATCTTTGCTTTACCTCCGGCAGAAGCAGCGGTTCACCCCTCGGAAGAGAACGGAAACCACGAGCTCTTCTTCATGTGCGATGACCTGAAGGCCGAGATAGCCACCCTCGCGGAACGCGGCATCCATTGCTCCGAGGTGCATGAGGCACGATGGGGATCCATGACAAGGATTTCGCTTCCCGGTGGAGGGAACGTCGGCCTCTATCAGCCGAAACACCCTACAGCTCTGGGTTTGAAGTGA